Proteins encoded within one genomic window of Clupea harengus chromosome 10, Ch_v2.0.2, whole genome shotgun sequence:
- the LOC105913165 gene encoding uncharacterized protein LOC105913165 isoform X1, translated as MKTAMIENIEMKLFASLGSPLYLWTADTDTQFVLNQTKIPEVPSKDKMIEKALVKQRGKDAPATMYVEVEGSLPEKYTSLAAEAIEIEMEFLHPFKDDVMGVESGHPSVLSPDPEKPSLTPKYRKPNKPKWRRMEVKSFGLVVKDVICLPCETYLKQDDLYRVPSNMERETFASMGLVARITIDSSWLSEEMKGRLASLFKHKFCRSHEKFQFTYLQCFQGSRVLFDDRLPEQSWTAQEVLRICGNGALYILSHHDLVDTVRDKFSDPLKAC; from the exons ATGAAAACCGCCATGATTGAGAACATTGAGATGAAACTTTTCGCTTCACTTGGGTCACCTTTATATCTCTGGACAGCCGATACGGACACCCAATTTGTGCTG AACCAAACAAAAATACCTGAAGTGCCTTCTAAAGACAAAATGATTGAGAAGGCATTGGTTAAACAGAGGGGAAAAGATGCACCAGCAACAATGTACGTGGAGGTGGAAGGCAGCCTACCAGAAAAATACACAAGCCTAGCTGCGGAGGCCATTGAGATCGAGATGGAGTTCTTGCACCCCTTTAAGGATGATGTCATGGGTGTTGAGTCTGGACACCCTTCAGTTTTGTCCCCT gacccagagaaacccTCGTTGACGCCCAAGTATCGCAAACCAAACAAACCCAAATGGCGAAGGATGGAAGTGAAGAGTTTTGGTTTGGTGGTGAAAGATGTCATCTGCCTCCCCTGTGAAACATACCTGAAGCAGGATGACCTGTACCGTGTGCCCAGCAACATGGAGAGGGAGACTTTTGCCTCAATGGGGCTCGTAGCAAGAATAACAATAGACTCGTCTTGGCTCAGTGAGGAGATGAAGGGTCGCCTGGCTTCACTTTTCAAGCACAAATTCTGTAGGAGCCATGAGAAATTCCAGTTTACATATTTACAG TGTTTTCAGGGTTCCCGGGTGCTCTTTGATGACCGTTTACCAGAGCAGTCTTGGACCGCTCAGGAAGTTCTCAGGATTTGTGGAAATGGTGCTCTCTACATTCTGAGTCATCATGATCTAGTAGACACTGTG AGAGACAAGTTTTCAGACCCTTTGAAGGCCTGCTGA
- the LOC105913165 gene encoding uncharacterized protein LOC105913165 isoform X2: MIEKALVKQRGKDAPATMYVEVEGSLPEKYTSLAAEAIEIEMEFLHPFKDDVMGVESGHPSVLSPDPEKPSLTPKYRKPNKPKWRRMEVKSFGLVVKDVICLPCETYLKQDDLYRVPSNMERETFASMGLVARITIDSSWLSEEMKGRLASLFKHKFCRSHEKFQFTYLQCFQGSRVLFDDRLPEQSWTAQEVLRICGNGALYILSHHDLVDTVRDKFSDPLKAC; this comes from the exons ATGATTGAGAAGGCATTGGTTAAACAGAGGGGAAAAGATGCACCAGCAACAATGTACGTGGAGGTGGAAGGCAGCCTACCAGAAAAATACACAAGCCTAGCTGCGGAGGCCATTGAGATCGAGATGGAGTTCTTGCACCCCTTTAAGGATGATGTCATGGGTGTTGAGTCTGGACACCCTTCAGTTTTGTCCCCT gacccagagaaacccTCGTTGACGCCCAAGTATCGCAAACCAAACAAACCCAAATGGCGAAGGATGGAAGTGAAGAGTTTTGGTTTGGTGGTGAAAGATGTCATCTGCCTCCCCTGTGAAACATACCTGAAGCAGGATGACCTGTACCGTGTGCCCAGCAACATGGAGAGGGAGACTTTTGCCTCAATGGGGCTCGTAGCAAGAATAACAATAGACTCGTCTTGGCTCAGTGAGGAGATGAAGGGTCGCCTGGCTTCACTTTTCAAGCACAAATTCTGTAGGAGCCATGAGAAATTCCAGTTTACATATTTACAG TGTTTTCAGGGTTCCCGGGTGCTCTTTGATGACCGTTTACCAGAGCAGTCTTGGACCGCTCAGGAAGTTCTCAGGATTTGTGGAAATGGTGCTCTCTACATTCTGAGTCATCATGATCTAGTAGACACTGTG AGAGACAAGTTTTCAGACCCTTTGAAGGCCTGCTGA
- the kank4 gene encoding KN motif and ankyrin repeat domain-containing protein 4 isoform X1, whose amino-acid sequence MMDKKSANGYPSKAPEGGSQRKQIPYSVETPYGFHLDLDFLKYVDDIEKGNTIKRVHIQRKNRGPKYSTLPRNFSLPGHGARPPPKDMWASGTSTLGPRPKSRVTEVQQIFDFKPSDGGSSSLSRIQGTSYSPPPRPAEEVKSRVYEEQPLSLQLRPNLLRTSSMPGNVPRRKGSDSSEDRSPVALGESQKENGSYERLFRADEGGDRRGSVPQDRASLHVQITNALKRVRELEEQVRTIPELKSQIGSLQDEREQLLKTIQEQEQKQQQPSPVTPPAEEQQQKEEEEEDEEEESEDESPKQGPEDSGLPTTMIYIEPPTPEDETKTRVEESESAEEEPEEEAAETQKPQTSEIQTEALERGPEEITEALVSVPETETRDETSESITEQADAEPAHQEETQKISAQEFEKPVEASRQGVEQQDKKAESPTEHFEEKKIEPSEGVSKEAAMPRVPLECPVSVVITEAEEESEEADLYEMEGKNADQVEHPIEDSQSLIVQTLQAKLQALEEKLNLSSLELKQTNALLREQVEENRVKDERIQELSERAEELAETAKRDTVENNVSAESQPQPVLTSDASVCTDSERIPVSEKAVCTDEEAQPSNGPKETDLTCSSTQTTSVEAKDMEVLAQVLTSEKEVGVEIITCDQAVETEPQMDMASGTEDRNEGLEELVEQENVLFEAVDLESTSSENVVSEVKVLEEKAVEDTVGESLEAGSETEEKKVLVERVLEEKTVEDTVGESLEAGSETEEKKVLVERVLEEKTVEDTVGESLEAGSETEEKKVLVERVLEENGVKESDVIQSAVTEPAPAESEAVAKNTKSEDVAEEPAVTKETVGSPSSSEPALKSPKEGQPGQEAQSQSRRSSSEGSGSGSASSPAANVVTRIQGLLNEQWSSLGSGSPEASQSAPPKPPQPSKFSSIQSQLVSSLSVLSAFYSPGQKEKAAAAASRQSGLKSIMKKDGCPQKPGNGAAKKNLKFVGVNGGYESTSSEESSGEENQEEQEQEDSSEPEEDKDKEKEQGHEAGAEAQEEADSAGAQGEEEEAEAGGPEGATEPRGAEAFMSSPEQPVSEVVDKDFMAACYYLKDRRNEVDNPNKEMRQVLMILYQEWFRVSSQKDSQAEAVTLYLREVGNATPTLLSYIVNLADGNGNTALHYTVSHSNFPVVKLLLDTELCEVDHQNKAGYTAIMLAALTAAESPEDVEVAKELLQKGNMDAHASQTGQTALMLAVSHGRTAMVRVLLSCGADVNVQDRDGSTALMCACEHGHAEITRMLLKHPPGCDTSLKDKDGHTALSVATQASHMEVIDLLKAHTGTPTLQAAAPH is encoded by the exons atgatGGACAAGAAAAGCG CAAATGGCTATCCCTCCAAAGCACCCGAGGGAGGCAGCCAGAGGAAGCAGATCCCGTACTCTGTGGAGACACCCTATGGCTTCCACCTGGACCTGGACTTCCTCAAGTATGTGGACGACATCGAGAAGGGCAACACCATCAAGAGGGTGCACATCCAGAGGAAAAACAGGGGCCCCAAATACAGCACACTGCCACGCAACTTCAGCCTTCCTGGACATGGAGCCCGACCCCCTCCAAAGGACATGTGGGCATCTGGCACCTCCACCCTTGGGCCCAGGCCTAAGTCACGGGTCACTGAAGTCCAGCAGATCTTTGATTTCAAACCCAGCGATGGAGGGTCCTCCAGCCTCTCGAGGATCCAAGGGACTAGCTACAGCCCTCCCCCAAGGCCAGCGGAGGAGGTCAAATCTCGGGTTTACGAGGAGCAGCCACTGAGTCTCCAGTTGAGGCCTAACCTGCTCCGAACCTCCAGCATGCCTGGTAATGTCCCCCGCAGGAAGGGCTCAGACTCCTCCGAAGACCGGAGCCCTGTGGCTTTGGGTGAGTCACAGAAGGAGAACGGCTCCTACGAGAGGCTCTTCCGGGCGGATGAGGGAGGGGACAGACGGGGGAGTGTACCCCAAGACCGGGCAAGCCTGCACGTCCAGATCACAAACGCATTAAAGAGGGTACGGGAGCTGGAGGAACAAGTGAGGACCATACCGGAGCTGAAGTCCCAGATCGGCTCActgcaggatgagagagagcagCTTCTAAAGACAatacaagaacaagaacagaaACAGCAACAGCCTTCGCCTGTCACTCCGCCAgcagaggagcagcagcagaaggaggaggaggaggaagatgaggaagaggaaagtgaAGATGAAAGTCCCAAGCAAGGACCAGAAGACTCTGGCCTTCCGACCACCATGATCTATATCGAGCCTCCTACCCCAGAGGATGAGACCAAAACCCGAGTAGAGGAATCCGAATCAGCCGAAGAAGAGCCAGAGGAGGAAGCAGCCGAGACACAGAAACCGCAGACGTCAGAGATACAAACAGAGGCATTagagagaggaccagaggaGATCACAGAGGCTTTGGTGTCCgtgccagagacagagacgcgAGACGAGACATCAGAGAGCATCACAGAGCAGGCAGATGCAGAGCCAGCACACCAAGAGGAAACACAAAAAATCTCAGCACAGGAATTTGAAAAGCCAGTCGAGGCATCCAGACAGGGTGTAGAACAGCAAGACAAAAAGGCAGAAAGTCCAACAGAGCACtttgaggagaaaaaaatagaGCCATCAGAGGGTGTTTCAAAGGAGGCAGCCATGCCAAGAGTCCCATTAGAGTGTCCCGTATCTGTTGTGAtaacagaggcagaggaggagagcgaggaaGCAGACCTTTATGAAATGGAGGGGAAAAACGCTGACCAAGTTGAGCATCCCATCGAAGACAGCCAAAGTCTCATCGTTCAGACACTACAGGCCAAACTACAGGCCTTGGAGGAAAAACTGAACCTTTCCAGCCTAGAGTTGAAGCAGACAAACGCCTTACTAAgggagcaggtggaggagaaCAGGGTGAAGGATGAGAGAATACAGGAGCTTagcgagagagcagaagagcTAGCAGAAACGGCTAAGAGAGACACAGTAGAGAATAACGTCTCAGCTGAGAGTCAGCCACAGCCTGTTTTGACCAGTGATGCGTCAGTTTGCACTGATTCTGAACGCATACCTGTTTCTGAAAAGGCAGTGTGCACAGACGAAGAGGCTCAGCCTAGCAATGGCCCTAAAGAGACAGATCTGACATGCTCCAGTACTCAGACAACTTCTGTGGAGGCCAAAGATATGGAGGTGTTGGCCCAAGTGCTCACCTCAGAGAAGGAAGTAGGGGTTGAGATCATTACCTGTGACCAGGCAGTTGAGACAGAGCCCCAGATGGACATGGCTTCTGGGACAGAGGACAGGAACGAGGGATTAGAGGAACTGGTGGAGCAGGAGAATGTGCTTTTTGAGGCTGTGGACTTAGAGAGCACATCTAGTGAGAATGTGGTGAGTGAAGTCAAAGTTCTTGAGGAGAAGGCAGTTGAAGATACTGTTGGGGAGAGTCTAGAGGCAGGAAGTGAGACGGAAGAGAAGAAAGTGCTTGTGGAAAGAGTTCTTGAGGAGAAGACAGTTGAAGATACTGTTGGGGAGAGTCTAGAGGCAGGAAGTGAGACGGAAGAGAAGAAAGTGCTTGTGGAAAGAGTTCTTGAGGAGAAGACAGTTGAAGATACTGTTGGGGAGAGTCTAGAGGCAGGAAGTGAGACGGAAGAGAAGAAAGTGCTTGTGGAAAGAGTTCTTGAGGAGAAcggggtgaaagagagtgacGTTATACAGAGTGCAGTCACAGAACCTGCCCCTGCTGAAAGTGAAGCTGTCgcgaaaaacacaaaaagtgaGGATGTTGCCGAGGAGCCTGCAGTCACCAAGGAGACAGTAGGATCTCCCAGTTCATCAGAACCAGCCCTGAAATCACCGAAAGAGGGCCAGCCCGGGCAGGAGGCTCAGTCCCAGTCTCGCCGGTCCAGCAGTGAGGGCTCGGGCTCGGGCTCGGCCTCCTCACCGGCGGCCAACGTTGTCACCCGCATCCAGGGCCTCTTGAATGAGCAGTGGAGCAGTCTGGGAAGCGGGAGCCCTGAGGCATCCCAGAGTGCACCGCCCAAGCCGCCGCAGCCGTCCAAGTTCAGCTCCATCCAGAGTCAGCTGGTGAGCTCGCTCAGCGTCCTCTCCGCCTTCTATTCGCCCGGGCAGAAGGagaaggcagcagcagcagcctcacgGCAGTCAG GTCTGAAATCCATCATGAAGAAAGATGGTTGTCCTCAGAAGCCAGGGAACGGAGCAGCCAAGAAGAACCTAAAGTTTGTGGGAGTGAATGGGGG CTATGAGAGCACCTCCAGTGAGGAGTCCAGTGGGGAGGAGAatcaggaggagcaggagcaggaggataGCTCTGAGCCggaggaggacaaggacaaggagaaggagcaggGCCACGAGGCAGGCGCCGAGGCCCAGGAGGAAGCTGACTCTGCTGGGGctcagggggaggaggaggaggcggaggctgGGGGCCCAGAAGGGGCCACGGAGCCCAGAGGAGCAGAGGCCTTCATGAGCTCCCCGGAGCAGCCGgtcag TGAAGTTGTTGATAAAGACTTCATGGCAGCTTGTTATTACCTGAAGGATCGCAGGAATGAAGTTGACAACCCGAACAAGGAGATG AGACAGGTCCTGATGATTCTGTACCAGGAGTGGTTCCGCGTGTCCAGCCAGAAGGACTCGCAGGCGGAGGCCGTCACCCTCTACCTGAGAGAGGTGGGCAacgccacccccaccctcctcagCTACATCGTCAACCTCGCCGACGGCAACGGCAACACGGCGCTGCACTACACCGTGTCCCACTCCAACTTCCCCGTGGTCAAACTGCTCCTGGACACAG AGCTGTGCGAAGTAGACCACCAGAATAAGGCAGGCTACACGGCCATCATGCTGGCTGCCCTGACCgcagcagagagcccagaggaTGTGGAGGTGGCCAAGGAGCTCCTGCAGAAGGGCAACATGGACGCCCACGCCAGCCAG ACGGGGCAGACGGCTCTGATGTTGGCGGTCAGTCACGGTCGCACGGCGATGGTGCGCGTTCTGCTCAGCTGTGGCGCGGACGTGAACGTGCAGGACCGCGATGGCTCCACCGCGctcatgtgtgcctgtgagcaTGGCCACGCCGAGATCACACGGATGCTGCTCAAGCACCCCCCCGGCTGCGACACCAGTCTCAAAGACAAG GATGGTCATACAGCTCTCTCTGTGGCCACTCAGGCTTCCCACATGGAGGTCATTGACCTTCTGAAggcccacacaggcacaccaacCTTGCAGGCCGCGGCTCCCCACTGA
- the kank4 gene encoding KN motif and ankyrin repeat domain-containing protein 2 isoform X2 has translation MMDKKSANGYPSKAPEGGSQRKQIPYSVETPYGFHLDLDFLKYVDDIEKGNTIKRVHIQRKNRGPKYSTLPRNFSLPGHGARPPPKDMWASGTSTLGPRPKSRVTEVQQIFDFKPSDGGSSSLSRIQGTSYSPPPRPAEEVKSRVYEEQPLSLQLRPNLLRTSSMPGNVPRRKGSDSSEDRSPVALGESQKENGSYERLFRADEGGDRRGSVPQDRASLHVQITNALKRVRELEEQVRTIPELKSQIGSLQDEREQLLKTIQEQEQKQQQPSPVTPPAEEQQQKEEEEEDEEEESEDESPKQGPEDSGLPTTMIYIEPPTPEDETKTRVEESESAEEEPEEEAAETQKPQTSEIQTEALERGPEEITEALVSVPETETRDETSESITEQADAEPAHQEETQKISAQEFEKPVEASRQGVEQQDKKAESPTEHFEEKKIEPSEGVSKEAAMPRVPLECPVSVVITEAEEESEEADLYEMEGKNADQVEHPIEDSQSLIVQTLQAKLQALEEKLNLSSLELKQTNALLREQVEENRVKDERIQELSERAEELAETAKRDTVENNVSAESQPQPVLTSDASVCTDSERIPVSEKAVCTDEEAQPSNGPKETDLTCSSTQTTSVEAKDMEVLAQVLTSEKEVGVEIITCDQAVETEPQMDMASGTEDRNEGLEELVEQENVLFEAVDLESTSSENVVSEVKVLEEKAVEDTVGESLEAGSETEEKKVLVERVLEEKTVEDTVGESLEAGSETEEKKVLVERVLEEKTVEDTVGESLEAGSETEEKKVLVERVLEENGVKESDVIQSAVTEPAPAESEAVAKNTKSEDVAEEPAVTKETVGSPSSSEPALKSPKEGQPGQEAQSQSRRSSSEGSGSGSASSPAANVVTRIQGLLNEQWSSLGSGSPEASQSAPPKPPQPSKFSSIQSQLVSSLSVLSAFYSPGQKEKAAAAASRQSGLKSIMKKDGCPQKPGNGAAKKNLKFVGVNGGEVVDKDFMAACYYLKDRRNEVDNPNKEMRQVLMILYQEWFRVSSQKDSQAEAVTLYLREVGNATPTLLSYIVNLADGNGNTALHYTVSHSNFPVVKLLLDTELCEVDHQNKAGYTAIMLAALTAAESPEDVEVAKELLQKGNMDAHASQTGQTALMLAVSHGRTAMVRVLLSCGADVNVQDRDGSTALMCACEHGHAEITRMLLKHPPGCDTSLKDKDGHTALSVATQASHMEVIDLLKAHTGTPTLQAAAPH, from the exons atgatGGACAAGAAAAGCG CAAATGGCTATCCCTCCAAAGCACCCGAGGGAGGCAGCCAGAGGAAGCAGATCCCGTACTCTGTGGAGACACCCTATGGCTTCCACCTGGACCTGGACTTCCTCAAGTATGTGGACGACATCGAGAAGGGCAACACCATCAAGAGGGTGCACATCCAGAGGAAAAACAGGGGCCCCAAATACAGCACACTGCCACGCAACTTCAGCCTTCCTGGACATGGAGCCCGACCCCCTCCAAAGGACATGTGGGCATCTGGCACCTCCACCCTTGGGCCCAGGCCTAAGTCACGGGTCACTGAAGTCCAGCAGATCTTTGATTTCAAACCCAGCGATGGAGGGTCCTCCAGCCTCTCGAGGATCCAAGGGACTAGCTACAGCCCTCCCCCAAGGCCAGCGGAGGAGGTCAAATCTCGGGTTTACGAGGAGCAGCCACTGAGTCTCCAGTTGAGGCCTAACCTGCTCCGAACCTCCAGCATGCCTGGTAATGTCCCCCGCAGGAAGGGCTCAGACTCCTCCGAAGACCGGAGCCCTGTGGCTTTGGGTGAGTCACAGAAGGAGAACGGCTCCTACGAGAGGCTCTTCCGGGCGGATGAGGGAGGGGACAGACGGGGGAGTGTACCCCAAGACCGGGCAAGCCTGCACGTCCAGATCACAAACGCATTAAAGAGGGTACGGGAGCTGGAGGAACAAGTGAGGACCATACCGGAGCTGAAGTCCCAGATCGGCTCActgcaggatgagagagagcagCTTCTAAAGACAatacaagaacaagaacagaaACAGCAACAGCCTTCGCCTGTCACTCCGCCAgcagaggagcagcagcagaaggaggaggaggaggaagatgaggaagaggaaagtgaAGATGAAAGTCCCAAGCAAGGACCAGAAGACTCTGGCCTTCCGACCACCATGATCTATATCGAGCCTCCTACCCCAGAGGATGAGACCAAAACCCGAGTAGAGGAATCCGAATCAGCCGAAGAAGAGCCAGAGGAGGAAGCAGCCGAGACACAGAAACCGCAGACGTCAGAGATACAAACAGAGGCATTagagagaggaccagaggaGATCACAGAGGCTTTGGTGTCCgtgccagagacagagacgcgAGACGAGACATCAGAGAGCATCACAGAGCAGGCAGATGCAGAGCCAGCACACCAAGAGGAAACACAAAAAATCTCAGCACAGGAATTTGAAAAGCCAGTCGAGGCATCCAGACAGGGTGTAGAACAGCAAGACAAAAAGGCAGAAAGTCCAACAGAGCACtttgaggagaaaaaaatagaGCCATCAGAGGGTGTTTCAAAGGAGGCAGCCATGCCAAGAGTCCCATTAGAGTGTCCCGTATCTGTTGTGAtaacagaggcagaggaggagagcgaggaaGCAGACCTTTATGAAATGGAGGGGAAAAACGCTGACCAAGTTGAGCATCCCATCGAAGACAGCCAAAGTCTCATCGTTCAGACACTACAGGCCAAACTACAGGCCTTGGAGGAAAAACTGAACCTTTCCAGCCTAGAGTTGAAGCAGACAAACGCCTTACTAAgggagcaggtggaggagaaCAGGGTGAAGGATGAGAGAATACAGGAGCTTagcgagagagcagaagagcTAGCAGAAACGGCTAAGAGAGACACAGTAGAGAATAACGTCTCAGCTGAGAGTCAGCCACAGCCTGTTTTGACCAGTGATGCGTCAGTTTGCACTGATTCTGAACGCATACCTGTTTCTGAAAAGGCAGTGTGCACAGACGAAGAGGCTCAGCCTAGCAATGGCCCTAAAGAGACAGATCTGACATGCTCCAGTACTCAGACAACTTCTGTGGAGGCCAAAGATATGGAGGTGTTGGCCCAAGTGCTCACCTCAGAGAAGGAAGTAGGGGTTGAGATCATTACCTGTGACCAGGCAGTTGAGACAGAGCCCCAGATGGACATGGCTTCTGGGACAGAGGACAGGAACGAGGGATTAGAGGAACTGGTGGAGCAGGAGAATGTGCTTTTTGAGGCTGTGGACTTAGAGAGCACATCTAGTGAGAATGTGGTGAGTGAAGTCAAAGTTCTTGAGGAGAAGGCAGTTGAAGATACTGTTGGGGAGAGTCTAGAGGCAGGAAGTGAGACGGAAGAGAAGAAAGTGCTTGTGGAAAGAGTTCTTGAGGAGAAGACAGTTGAAGATACTGTTGGGGAGAGTCTAGAGGCAGGAAGTGAGACGGAAGAGAAGAAAGTGCTTGTGGAAAGAGTTCTTGAGGAGAAGACAGTTGAAGATACTGTTGGGGAGAGTCTAGAGGCAGGAAGTGAGACGGAAGAGAAGAAAGTGCTTGTGGAAAGAGTTCTTGAGGAGAAcggggtgaaagagagtgacGTTATACAGAGTGCAGTCACAGAACCTGCCCCTGCTGAAAGTGAAGCTGTCgcgaaaaacacaaaaagtgaGGATGTTGCCGAGGAGCCTGCAGTCACCAAGGAGACAGTAGGATCTCCCAGTTCATCAGAACCAGCCCTGAAATCACCGAAAGAGGGCCAGCCCGGGCAGGAGGCTCAGTCCCAGTCTCGCCGGTCCAGCAGTGAGGGCTCGGGCTCGGGCTCGGCCTCCTCACCGGCGGCCAACGTTGTCACCCGCATCCAGGGCCTCTTGAATGAGCAGTGGAGCAGTCTGGGAAGCGGGAGCCCTGAGGCATCCCAGAGTGCACCGCCCAAGCCGCCGCAGCCGTCCAAGTTCAGCTCCATCCAGAGTCAGCTGGTGAGCTCGCTCAGCGTCCTCTCCGCCTTCTATTCGCCCGGGCAGAAGGagaaggcagcagcagcagcctcacgGCAGTCAG GTCTGAAATCCATCATGAAGAAAGATGGTTGTCCTCAGAAGCCAGGGAACGGAGCAGCCAAGAAGAACCTAAAGTTTGTGGGAGTGAATGGGGG TGAAGTTGTTGATAAAGACTTCATGGCAGCTTGTTATTACCTGAAGGATCGCAGGAATGAAGTTGACAACCCGAACAAGGAGATG AGACAGGTCCTGATGATTCTGTACCAGGAGTGGTTCCGCGTGTCCAGCCAGAAGGACTCGCAGGCGGAGGCCGTCACCCTCTACCTGAGAGAGGTGGGCAacgccacccccaccctcctcagCTACATCGTCAACCTCGCCGACGGCAACGGCAACACGGCGCTGCACTACACCGTGTCCCACTCCAACTTCCCCGTGGTCAAACTGCTCCTGGACACAG AGCTGTGCGAAGTAGACCACCAGAATAAGGCAGGCTACACGGCCATCATGCTGGCTGCCCTGACCgcagcagagagcccagaggaTGTGGAGGTGGCCAAGGAGCTCCTGCAGAAGGGCAACATGGACGCCCACGCCAGCCAG ACGGGGCAGACGGCTCTGATGTTGGCGGTCAGTCACGGTCGCACGGCGATGGTGCGCGTTCTGCTCAGCTGTGGCGCGGACGTGAACGTGCAGGACCGCGATGGCTCCACCGCGctcatgtgtgcctgtgagcaTGGCCACGCCGAGATCACACGGATGCTGCTCAAGCACCCCCCCGGCTGCGACACCAGTCTCAAAGACAAG GATGGTCATACAGCTCTCTCTGTGGCCACTCAGGCTTCCCACATGGAGGTCATTGACCTTCTGAAggcccacacaggcacaccaacCTTGCAGGCCGCGGCTCCCCACTGA